The Acidobacteriota bacterium genome contains the following window.
CTCTCTTTGCGCAAAACGGAGTTGTTCAGTATTGCCTGTTAAACCTGCAATCTCGCGAACTGGAAGATTATCGCGAACCTTCTCCCAACGGGTATCGCAGCAAGCGAACCTATACTGAAGAGCAAAGTTTTACGCTGGTCGCTTTCCCCAAAATTTCAATCAAAGTCAAAGACTTGCTGCCGCCGGTCGAGACAAAACCAAAACGAAGCAAAAAATAGCTTCATTCAACCAATCTTTTCAGGGGAGCCAAAAATCGGCTGAGAGTCCTGTTTGTTGATTGGAGAAATCCGCATTCGGCAATCGTCAATCCACAATCAGGAGACCCTTGGAACCTGACACGGTTAACACCGTCGTAGGAAGAAAGGACATATCATGAAAACCAACGGAAACAATTCAAACCATAATTCATCCATCGAAATACAACTTCCCAATTCGCAGCGCGTCTACGTCCCTGGCCAAGCCGAAGGCGTCAGCGTGCCGTTTCGCGAAGTCAGTTTGAACATCACCAAAGGCTTCAACGGACAGATTGAAGTCAATGAACCCGTTCGCGTGTATGAAACCAGCGGGCCGTGGGGCGATCCGCAATTCAAGGGCGATGTGCGCGACGGACTTCCGGCGCTCAGACGCAACTGGATCATTGAACGCGGCGATGTCGAAGAATACGAAGGCCGCACAATCAAACCGGAAGACAATGGCTATCGTTCGCCGGACGAAGCCAAATATGCGCGCGAAAAATCCAAAGGCAAGTTGGAAGAGTTTCCCGGTTTGCGCCGCCAGCCGCTTCGCGCCAAAGCCGGCCACAACGTGACGCAGATGCACTATGCCCGCAAAGGCATCATCACGCCCGAAATGGAATTTGTCGCCATACGCGAAAACCTGGGCCGCGAAGCCGCCTTTGAAGCCCTGAACGACCGCAGCAAGTTAAATTATCAGCACAAAGGCGAATCGTTTGGCGCTTCTCTTCCTTTGTACGTCACGCCGGAATTTGTGCGGCAGGAAGTTGCTCGTGGACGCGCCATCATTCCGGCGAACATCAACCATCCCGAAAGCGAACCGATGGCAATTGGCCGCAACTTTCTGGTCAAAATCAACGCCAACATCGGCAACAGCGCCGTCGCTTCCAGCATTGAAGAAGAAGTCGAAAAGATGCGCTGGGCGGCAAAGTGGGGAGCCGACACGGTGATGGATTTGTCCACGGGCAAAAACATCCACGCCACGCGCGAATGGATCATTCGCAATAGCCCCGTGCCGATTGGAACTGTTCCGATCTATCAAGCGCTCGAAAAAGTTTCGGGCAAAGCCGAGGAACTGACCTGGGAAATTTACCGCGACACTCTTGTAGAACAGGCCGAACAAGGCGTTGACTATTTCACCATTCACGCCGGAGTCCGGCTGCCCTACATTCCGCTGACAGCCAAACGCACAACGGGAATTGTGTCGCGCGGAGGTTCGATCATGGCCAAATGGTGTCTGGCACATCATCAGGAAAGCTTTCTCTACACGCACTTCCGCGAAATCTGCGAAATCATGCGAGCGTATGACGTGAGCTTTTCGCTCGGCGACGGCTTGCGCCCTGGTTCGATTGCTGATGCCAACGATGAAGCGCAGTTCGCCGAACTCGACACCTTGGGCGAATTGACCAAGATCGCCTGGGAACTGGATTGCCAGGTGATGATCGAAGGCCCCGGTCACGTGCCAATGCACCTGGTCAAAGAAAATATGGAAAAGCAGTTGGCAGTGTGCGACGAAGCTCCGTTTTACACGCTCGGCCCGCTGACGACAGATATTGCTCCCGGCTATGATCACATCACTTCGGCCATCGGCGCTGCGATGATCGGATGGTTCGGCACAGCGATGCTGTGTTACGTCACACCCAAAGAACATCTGGGCTTGCCGGATAAGAAAGACGTGAAAGACGGCGTCATCACCTACAAACTGGCCGCGCACGCAGCGGATTTGGCCAAAGGTCATCCCGGCGCGCAACTTCGCGACAACGCCGTTTCCAAAGCGCGCTTTGAATTCCGCTGGGAAGACCAATTCAATTTGTCGCTCGACCCGGAAACCGCCCGCGAATTTCATGACGAAACCTTGCCGCAGGAAGGCGCCAAGCAGGCGCATTTCTGTTCAATGTGCGGCCCACATTTCTGTTCCATGAAAATCACGCAGGACGTGCGCGATTTTGCCGCCAAGCAAGGGCTGGATGAACAAACCGCACTCGCCGCCGGAATGGCGGAAAAATCCGAAGAGTTCAAGCAGGCGGGGGCTGAGATTTACGTGAAAGCCTGATCAAGAAAATACGGAGGTTGAATGCCCTATCGGTTGGTGAAAGGCGAATTTCATCTCTTCTATAAAAAGCAGAAACTGGTCGGGTCGCAACCGGATGGGGATTCCATCTGGTTCAAGCCCGATAATCGCGCTTTGTTGTCGAAACTTGGCAGCAATCGTCGGAATGCTGCGTTCAATGCCGGAGGCCTGGTACAGCTTCGGCTGGAAGCGATTGATGCGCTGGAATTGTACTTTCGCGGTTCGCACCAGTTTTTGGAAGGCGCAACCAAAGCGCGAAACTTTTTGCTGAATACCATCGGCTTTCGCAACGTGGAGTTTTCCGGTGGCGAGGGGTTGAGCGTGAAAGACGCTGATCCGCATCCCATCGCCGGATACATTCTGACCAAGGCGATTGACCCCGACGGGAAACCGGTTTCGTTCGTGTATGCGGAAAAGACGAAGAAGGAGGATGGAAGCGAGCCGTTTCTGGACATTGCCCGGATGAGCCGCAGCGCCAATGCCAAACTGGCGGAAGCAGGTTGGGCGTATCCGGCGTTTTACGAAGGCTTGCCTGCAGATTTGCGAAATCAGTTTGCAGCGTTGGCACATGCCGCGTGGGGCAACAAACGCGGGTTGTGGGCAAAAGACAAATCCTTGACCGGCGTAAACGCGCCCAATCTAGTCAGCTTGGAAACCATCGCCATCTGGCCAAAACTGTTTCGCCGGTTGCTGGCTTATTTCAAACAAGGCAACGCCGGATTGGCAGAATTCGATGGCTGGTTGCGGGCTGCGGCCAGCCGCGATGACAAACTCTGGATCATTTCGGAAGCCAGCGCCGCGTATCTGCACAACATCGTCAAGATCTCGCGCAACAAAATTTCACTGATTTATTCGCCTGAAGATTTGGTAATTGTGCCCAGATAAGCTTTGAGCATTTGTTGAGAACACATTTTCCAGGAGACCGAATGCGATACCGTTTTCTTGTTCTTTCGATTTCGTTGC
Protein-coding sequences here:
- the thiC gene encoding phosphomethylpyrimidine synthase ThiC — protein: MKTNGNNSNHNSSIEIQLPNSQRVYVPGQAEGVSVPFREVSLNITKGFNGQIEVNEPVRVYETSGPWGDPQFKGDVRDGLPALRRNWIIERGDVEEYEGRTIKPEDNGYRSPDEAKYAREKSKGKLEEFPGLRRQPLRAKAGHNVTQMHYARKGIITPEMEFVAIRENLGREAAFEALNDRSKLNYQHKGESFGASLPLYVTPEFVRQEVARGRAIIPANINHPESEPMAIGRNFLVKINANIGNSAVASSIEEEVEKMRWAAKWGADTVMDLSTGKNIHATREWIIRNSPVPIGTVPIYQALEKVSGKAEELTWEIYRDTLVEQAEQGVDYFTIHAGVRLPYIPLTAKRTTGIVSRGGSIMAKWCLAHHQESFLYTHFREICEIMRAYDVSFSLGDGLRPGSIADANDEAQFAELDTLGELTKIAWELDCQVMIEGPGHVPMHLVKENMEKQLAVCDEAPFYTLGPLTTDIAPGYDHITSAIGAAMIGWFGTAMLCYVTPKEHLGLPDKKDVKDGVITYKLAAHAADLAKGHPGAQLRDNAVSKARFEFRWEDQFNLSLDPETAREFHDETLPQEGAKQAHFCSMCGPHFCSMKITQDVRDFAAKQGLDEQTALAAGMAEKSEEFKQAGAEIYVKA